CAACATCACTGATCGCCTGCCGGCAGAAAGAGCACCCAAAGTGCCGCAGAAATACCAGCAGCACCGGCGAAGCCTCCACCAGCGCCAGCAGGCTCGCACCCGACTCCGTACGAATCGAAGCCAGCACCCCCGCGACCTCGTCCGTAGAACTCATACCCATCCAACCAACGGCCGCACCCGATCCCCCACTCGCTGAATCGAACCTTCGTGCTGAAACTTTACTCTTCTCATCGTCTCCCGTTTTTTCCTGTCAAGCTCCTGCCCGCGCAAAGAAGAAAATAAATCCGCACGCACCCTCCACAAAACCCACGTCAATCCAGCGTTTCCGCACACTCGCCACGCAAAAAATAAATCCCGAAACCGTGGCGCATCCACCCCCGCCCACTCGATAAACTATTAACAGCGGCCTTCAACGAAACCGAACCGCAGTAGCCTCGCTTCGAATGGCGACCGTAAACCGTTTGAATAGAATACTTTACCAAAAAGTCTCAGACAATCGACACTTTACCCTGAAAAGTCCACCACTAAGCATTTTATTTTGAAGACTTTACACAAAAAGCATACAGGGAGGGGATACCATCCTGTATGTCCGCCCGACCGCCCTTAGGAACGCGAATGACCGAGACCAACAAGACGATCGACCTCTACGGCAAAGCGCAAGCCGCCGCCCACTACATCCGCAGCAAGACCCCACTCCAGCCAGCTCTCGGCATCATCCTCGGCTCCGGTCTCGGCAGCTTCGCCACCCACGTCAAATCCGCCACCCGCATCCCCTACGCCGACATCCCCCACTTCCCTCAGTCCACCGTCCAGGGCCACTCCGGCCACCTCGTCCTCGGCCAGATCGCCGGCGTCCCCGTAGCCGTCATGCAGGGCCGCGTCCACGCCTACGAGGGCTACAGCATGGAGCAGGTCACCTTCCCCACCCGCGTCCTCGGTCTCCTCGGTTGCAAAACCCTCATCGTCACCAACGCCGCCGGCGGCATCCGCACCACCCTTGCGCAGGGCTCCATCGTCGCAATCTCCGACCACATCAACCTCACCGGAACCAACGCAGCCCTCGGCCCCAACGAGCCCCGCTTCACCGTCCTTGGAACCCCAGCCCAGCGCTTCTTCGACATGTCCACCGCCTACTCCCTCCGCCTCCGCACCCTCGCCATCGAAGAGGCCGCCCGCCAGGAGTTTCTCCTCACCGAAGGCGTCTATCTCGCCGTCCTCGGGCCTAGCTTCGAAACCCCCGCCGAGATCCGCGCCTTCCGCACCCTCGGAGCCGATCTCGTCGGCATGTCCACCGTTCACGAGGTCATCGTCGCCCGCCACATGGGCATCGAAGTCCTCGGCCTCTCCCTCGTCACCAACATGGCCGCCGGCGTCCCCGCCTACGGACGCGAAACCGCCGACACCATCGACCACGAAGAGGTCATGGAGACAGGCAAGCGCGTAGAAAGACAGTTCACCTGCCTCCTCACCGCCCTCATCCCCCAAATTGCAGCCCAGCCCGCAACCCTCCAACCCGCAACGACAAACCAATTGTGACCGTTACCGTAGCAATTTCAGCGAATATGTGACCCGGAACGTCACATATTCACCAACAATCCCAAACCACACCTTGACCAGCTCCTAAAGCGCCCCAACCAACTCGGAGTCGTGCTCCCACCCGACGTTCGCCCCAGCCTCCAGCCCCAGCCCTTCATACATCTCCGCCACCACCCCCTGCGCCGTCTCCGAGAGCACAAACCGGTCCCCCCGCTCGACGATCTCCTCCCCAAACCGTATCTTTGCCCGCAGCCCTCGCAGCCCAAGAAATTTGAACATGTGCGACCCAAACTCCATATCGCCCCACCAGCACACATCCTCCCCAACCGTCGCGCCGGCATTCACCACATGCGGATCAAGCGAATACCTCAGCGCCGCAACCCGCAACGCAACCCCACCGTTCAACACCGAGTGAAACAACCCCCGCCGAAACGGCAGCACCTCTGCTCCATCGGTCGTCGTGCCCTCCGGAAAGAACAGCACTGGCAAGCCGCTCCGATAAGCCTCCGCCATCGCAGCATTCACCGCCGGATACGTCTTCGGCCCACCGCCCCGCTCCACATACACCGTCCCCGCCTGCGCCGTCAGCCAGCCCAGCAGCGGCCAGCCCCGCACCTCCTTCTTCGCCACCATCACAAACGGCTGCACCGAGCTATACAGCAGAATATCCAGGTAACTCAGGTGATTCGACACCACCGCCCCGCCCGACGGAACCGCCCCCTCCACCATGCACTCGAACCCCAGCACCCTCACGATCCGTCGGCACCACCCATGAATCCAAACAGCACCCTCAGCCCCAACCCTGGGCCGTCTCATCCAGCAGTCCACCACCGCCGCCACCAGCAGTCCTACAAACAAAAAACTACGCAGCCCCGAACGCAAAAATCGCCACACAGCGATCGCCACATTCACCTCAGCACCCCTCAAGAAATCTCTTCGCCACCCGCGGATGCAGCGTCTGCAGATCCAGCAGCGTCAGAAAATCGATCGTCTTGAAGTCGCGATCGATCGCCGGCTCGCTGCAGATCTTCGCTCCAATCGTCAGATAGGCCCGCAGCAGCTTTGGAGCACGAACCTCCGTCATCTCAACCTTCGCCGCCGGCAATCGAAACGGAGCCGTAGCAACCGTCAACAGCGCCGGCTCCACCATGCAGCCGCGCAGCGACTCATACACCGCATGGCCCATCTCCGCATCCTGCGACGTCAGCGAGCAGCACCCCATCATGTACCGCCCCCCGTTCACCAGCGCATACCGCGCAATCCCCCGCCACAGCAGATGCAGCACCTCCGACGACCGATGCTCCCGATGAATGCACGCCCGGCCCAGCTCCACAATCTGTCCACGCATAGCCTCATACGGCTTGAAGCAAAACTCCTGCTCGCCGTAGTACCCAAAGTACTTCCCGGCCACATCCCCCATCTGCATCCGGTACGTCCCCACAATCGCGCCTGTGCTGCGCTCTTGCACAATCATGTGGTCGCACACATCATCGAAGTGATCCTTGTCGTACCCATCCGCATAGGCCGACTCAAGCCCTTCGTTCATCTCCAGGTTGAACACCAGAAAGCGCAGCCTGTACGCCGCGGCCCGCTCCCCCTCGCTCAACGCCAGCCGCACAACGTAATCTCCAGCCTCCAGTCGAATATCCTTCTTCGACGGCAGCTCCGGAGACACAGCCCTATTCGGAAGAAGTGCGATAGACCGCGACTCAGTCACTGTAAGCATCGACTCTCCTTGCAACATCCAGGATTGTGGTGCGTTCGATGTCAGTCTGCGTCCTCTTCTGTTACAGAATGTTCACGTCAAATGAACATTCGTTGAATCAAAAATGGTGCATCTCCCCCGCCACCTGCTCTCCTTCCCTAAAGGTGTTAGTTCTCAGCGCAGCCACCGCCGCCCGAGCCTCCACCGCCGCCCGCTTCCGGTGCAGCACATCGCTCGAAAACTCCATCGGCTCCTCGGCAAACCGAACCTCCGCCCGCACCCCGCGCAGCCCGAGAAAGGTAAAGACATGCCCCAGCATATTCCGGTCCCCCCAGTAGCAGACGTCATCCGCAACGCTCACACCTGCCCCATTGTCTTCTCGAAGTTCATAGCGAAGACAAGCCGCCGTCACCGGAGCGCCACCATCCATCGCCTGCGCCAGCAGCCCGCTATGAAACTTCAGCAACCCATTTCCATTGCTCGTCGTCCCCTCAGGAAAAAACACCACCGGCAATCCCGCGTCCAGCGCCGCCTGCATCTCCGCCCGCGCCTTCATGGCCGACCCGCCATGCCCCCGCTCAACATAAACCGTCCCCGACATCGTCGTCATCCACCCCACCACCGGCCAGCTCCTGATCTCCGCCTTCGACACAAACACACACGGATGCACCGCCGCAAACACCACGATGTCCAGATAGCTCAGGTGATTCGAGATCACCGCCCCACGCTCAGGAAAACTCCCCGCAACACTAATCTCAATCCCCATCTCCCGCATCGCCGTCGCACAAAAGCGATGCAGCCAATCAGCCCGCGCCTCTCGTGTCGACGGGCGCGTCAGCGCCAACTCCGCACCGAACCTCACAAACATCCCCGCCAGTCGAACGCTCCGCCACGCAGCCCGAAAAAAGTTCACCAGATCGAATCCTCACTCGCCTGAAGCCGCGCTTCTTGAACGAAGCCTCCTCGCGCAGTCTATCCTGTCAGCAGTGCACCCTAACGAATCCAACCTCAGCGTCGACAGCCAAGTCCCCGCATCCGTTCATCACAACTGGCTCTATCGCCGCGTCGCACTCCCCGTCCTCGCGCTCCTTCGCATGGGAGCGTCGCCGGAAAAACTAGCCTGGAGCCTCGCCGTAGGACTGCTCATCGGCATCAACCCCATCCTAGGCAGCACCACCGTCCTCTGCCTCGCCGTAGCCTTCCTCCTGCGCCTCAACATAGCCGCCTCACAGCTAGGCAACCACATCGTCTATCCACTCCAACTCGTCCTCGTCATCCCGTTCATCCGCCTCGCCAGCCGCGTCTTCAACACCGCACCTATGCCCCTCTCGGCAAACGAGCTCCTCCACGCCGCCCGCGAGCGTCCCCTCGCCCTCTCCCGTCAGCTCTGGCTATGGGAGTGGCACGCCTTCATCCTCTGGGCCATCTTCGCCGCGATCGCAATCCCAGTCATCGCACTCGCACTCACCCCATTCCTGCGAAGACTCCTCAAGCGCGTCGAACACCACCAGTACCCGCTTCTCGCATCAACACAACCGGACAACAGCCCTCACTAGTCCGCCCACTTCGAAGGCGGCAGCGGCTCAGCGCTCTTCACCCACGCCGAATAGATCATGTCCCGCAACTCCGTAGCTCCCGCTGCCAGCCTCTCCTCAGCAAAAGCCTTCCCCTCCGGCGTTCCCGCCCCCGCAAACGCACCAGCCTTCTCCAACTGATACGTCTTCTCCACCAGCGAGTTCGTATGCCGCAGATAAGCCATGTAGTCGGTAAACACATCCCCCAGCACCACCGGCTTCTCCGCAATCAAGGGAGCCACCTCTCCCGGCTTCACATTGGCAGACACAAAAGTAGACTCGAACAGCGCATGAATCCTATGCTCCGTCGTATACCCCTTCGGATTCGGCCCCGTCCACCCGTTGTACTGGATCGTCGTATGCAGCGGCTGCGAACCATCCGCAACATAGTGCCCCAGCCATCCCGCCAGAAACACAATCTCGCACTCTGAAGGCTTCGTCTCCTTGTGGTCTTCCTTCAGCTTCCGATAGTCCCGCATCGCACTCTTCAACCGCTCCCAAACTTCAACGGTTACATAAGGCTGCAGCCCCACCTTCTCAGGAGTCAGTGCCAGATCCAGGTGCGACTTCTGTGCAAACTCAAGCGCACGCACATAGTCATAACGCCGCCTCGGCAACTCCCCAATCAGGTCCGCCCACTCCAGATCGATGTAATGTTCCGGAAAACCCGCCGCATTTAGCTCCGGCTCCAGCGGCGACTTCCACCGGTCCGGCTCCGGCCCGTAGTATTCCAGCGCATCCAGCCCCTGCTTCGATCGTAAAAACTCCGGCACGTCCGAAGGCAGCGCAGCCCCTGCCAATCGATTAATCATCATGTGCCCATCCCTGCCCCACGCCAAACTCTGCTGAACCGTCATCACCGGCAGCAAAGCCACTGCTGCCGCAACTCGAACCAAGCCCATCCATCTCGTCATGGGAAAAAAGTATACGTGGCGCGCACTAACAAAAAATGAACAAGCCGAGCAACGCGAGGCCCACAGCACTCACACCAGCAAGTCAAGGTATACAAGTCACGAAGTGACCGCCGCCCGCGCAGGGCGCCCGGCCGGCAGGCCACAAGCTTCTAAACCGTAACCAAAGCCCCCTCCACCGCCACACTCCCAAACACCCGCCGATACCGAGCAATCTCCTCCGCCGGCCCAGTAGCCTTCCGCGCATTATCCGACAGCTTCACCGCCGGCCGACCCTCCACCGTCATCAGCTTGCACACCAGGCTGATCGGATCGAGCCTCGTCTCCCCCCGAGGGTCGCATCCGCGAAAATCGTTCGTCAGCAGCGTCCCCCAGCCGGCGCTGAAGCGTATGCGTCCGTGGAAGTAATGATGCAGCCGAAGAATCTCGACCACGTCCAGCCCATCGGACGCAATCAGCCGTTTTTTGCGTGAATCCCGCCCATGCCGCAGCAGCCACGCGATATATTCATCGCCGGCGACAGACGGATCCTTGCTGTCGCACCGCTGCCCCGTCCAGTCCGCCACCCAATCCGGCGCGCCCTCGAGGAACTGCGTCGTCCCAAACGTATCCGGCAGCATGATCAACAACTCCCCGCCATAGCTCTTCTGCCAAAGCTCCAGCACGTGATACTGCGACTGATGCAAAGCGTCATCGCCGTTCGCCAGGGCCGCCATCGCCATCGGCAGCTCATGCGCATTCGTTCCCATCGCCTCCAGGTCATGCTTGTACGCGAGAAAAGTATTCGAAGTCCCCGACAGGCTCGCCCCCAACGCCGCCCGCATCACCTGGATCACATACTCCTGCCAAAGAAAGCTATGCCGCCGACGCGTCCCAAACTCCGAAATCCTCACCTCAGGAACCCTGCGCAGTAGCTCAATCTTCTCCCAAAGCTTCGTCTTCGCCCGCGCATACAAAACATCCAGCTCCAGCTCGCTCAGGGTACTCAACGCCGCCCGAGTCTTCATCTCACTCACCAGCGCCAGCCCATAGACCTCCCACATCGTCACCTCGGTCCACAACCCCTCAAACCGCACCACAATCTGCCCATCGTGTTCGGTCACCGTGTAATCCGACAGCCGAAAGTCCCTCTCCAGCCACTCCAGAAACGCCGGCTCAAAGATCGACCGCGTCCCATAAAACGTATTTCCCGCCAGCCAGATAATCTCCGACCGCCGAAACCGCAGCCCGCGCACATGCTCCATCTGGTCCACCAGCATCGCCATCGGGACATGCTCCGACAGCCGCACCGACACCGTCCTATTTGTAACCTCCGAAGTCACATGAATCTTCGGAAAGTTCTTCCAGATAAACTGCAACATCAGCAGCTTGTAGAAGTCCGTATCCAGCAGCGACCGTACAATCGGGTCCAACTTCCAGTTATGGTTATGGGCCCGTTCCGCAAAGTTAACGTTCATCCCAACAGTCTCGTCTCCAATTCACTTCAAAGCAACTCTCTTCCCCTTGGCCCGTCCGTTGAGTCGACAAGTGGCCCTGTACATCGAATCGGCAAAGGGTTGATGATGATCTCGCAACCCCGGGCGCAAATCCCGATCTCGCAACTCCAGAAGCTAGCAACTCCTGGCGCAACTCCAGCAATTGCCCAGCCGCAGCTGAAAGCCGCACACCTTCGCAAAGGGAGCTACCACGTGAAGTCTGAACCTCAGGCAACCTCTTCCCCCCGCATCTTCGCCGAACCGGCCGAGCGCGAGTGTCCGGAGTGCCCCTACCTGCGCATCTTCAAATCCACCGTCTACGTCCGCAACCACGACAAGAGCCTCAAGTTCTACGTCGACCAGCTCGGCTTCAGCATCGTCGCCGACGCCCACTTCGACTTCGACGGCCGCTGGGTCGCCATCGCCCCTCCCGACGGCTCCGCTGTCCTCGCCCTCATGGCACCCAAGCCCGGCTCAGAGAACTACAAACTCATCGGCCGCAACACCCAGATCGGATTCATCTCCGAGGACATCAACACCACCTACGAGCTCTGGCGCAACCGCGGCGTCCGCTTCCATCACCCGCCTCAGCAGACCATCTTCGGTGCCACCGTAGCCGGCTTCTACGACATCGACGGCAACTCCTTCGAACTCCTCGGCTCCAACGAGATCAGCCGCGAGATCGAGCGCCAGCGCCTCCACGCCACCGAGAAGATCGAGGCCGACCGCCGCACCGCGCAGGAGTTCGAGATCGCCCGCCGGGTCCAGGCCCGCCTCTTCCCCCAAACCCTCCCCCCGCTCGAAACCCTCGACTACGCCGGCATCTGCATCCAGGCCCGCCACGTCGGCGGCGACTACTACGACTTCCTCTCCCTCGGCCACGGACGCCTCGGCCTCGTCATCGGCGACATCGCCGGCAAAGGCATCGCCGGCGCGCTCCTCATGGCAAACCTCCAGGCCAACCTTCGCAGCCAGTTCAGCCTCGCCCGCGACGAGCCCCACAGCTTCCTGCAATCGGTCAACCGCCTCTTCTTCCAGAACACCATCGACAGCGCCTACGCTACGGTCTTCTTCGCCGACTATGAAGACAGCACCCGCCTCCTCCGCTACGCCAACTGCGGCCACCTCTGCGCCATCGTCCTCCGTCACAACGGCGACGTCGAACGCCTCCACTCCACCGCCACCGTCCTCGGCCTCTTCGAAGAGTGGCACTCCCCCATCGTCGAGTGTCCGCTCGCCCCAGGAGACCTCTTCACCCTCTACACCGACGGCGTCACCGAATCCTTCAACGAGTCCGAAGAGGAGTTCGGCGAAGACCGCCTCATCGCCGCCCTCGAGCGCCACTCCAAGCTCCCGCCCCAGGCCCTTCTCTCCGCCATCGTCGACGAGATCAAGCTGTTCAGCCCCCAAGAGCAACACGACGACATCACCCTCATCGTCGCAAAGTGCACCCCAGCAAAACTAAAGCAACAACCCACCCGACCAAAGGGAAGACCGAGGCAGTCCATCCCACCCAGAAAAGGTATACCCGTCACGAAGTGACCGCCCGAACCGGGGGTCCCCGCAAACTGGTCTTCGTTTGCGGGGTGGCCTAGCGCAGCGGGCCCGTCCGGCAGGACACCGACAGAGAGCCCTAAAAAATAAAATGACAAGCACGCTTGACAATTATTTCTCTTTATGTCAAGCTTAGTTGTCTTTATGGAAGGGACTCTTGTCATGACCTGCATTCCGAAGTCAAAAGCCGAACTCCGCTACCTCTACCGCCTCGCTCCCACGATGCTTGCTTATGTGGTCTGCCTCGTTATTGCCAAAAGGACGTTCCATCACCACCACCCCACCGGCCTCGCCGCCTACCTTCTCGCAGTACTCCCTGCATTGCCTCTGGTTGGCTCACTCGTTATCGTCGGCCTCTACATCGCCGAAGAGTCCGACGAGTTCCAACGCTCCATCCTCATTCAGTCGATGCTCTGGGGTCTCGGCGGCGCTCTTTCGGTCGGCACCATCTGGGGCTTTCTCGAAGACTTCGCCAACGCGCCCCATATCTCCATCTTTTATGTCTATGTCGTCTTCTGGATCTTCATGGGACTCTCCCAGCCGTTCGTACGAATGAGATACCGCTGAAAGAAACACTGTCAGCGATCGCAACCGACGCTGCAAAGATCAGTCAGCCTAATCCACCTCAGGAAAAGCCAATGAAGAACCGCCTCCGCGTCCTTCGCGCCGAACGCAACTGGAGTCAGGCCGATCTAGCCGAACGACTCGAAGTCTCCCGGCAATCCGTCAACGCGATCGAGACCGGCAAGTTTGATCCAAGCCTTCCACTCGCCTTCAAACTCGCTCGCCTCTTCAACAGCCCCATCGAAACCATCTTCACCGACGAAGAATAAGCCCTCACAAGCCGTCCCGCCCATGCATCTGCTCATGACATCTGTCACCTCACTTCAGTGACGCGAGCCACTAACAACCGGGCAATAAACCCGGCACACTAAGAATCGTTCGAAGGAGCTCAGCCATGACCTTATCCCGCACAACCTACCGCCTCGTCATCCTCCTCCTGATCCTGGCTGGCATCCTCTTGCTGAGAAAACCAGTCTTCAGCCAGGCCATCACGGCCGCACCCACCCGCTTCTCCGTCGTCATCGAAGGCGTCGCCCCCGGCAAAGGCCCCGACGTCCTCCTCATCCCCGGCCTCGCCAGCTCCCGAGACGTCTACGCCGCCGAAGCAAAACTTCTCACCGCAGCCTATCGACTCCACCTCATACAGATCGCAGGCTTCGCTGGCGAACCCTCCGGCCCCAACGCCACCGGCCCCATCCTCTCCCCAGTAGTCGAGCAGCTCCACCAGTACCTCGTCATCAACCACCTCCAGCCCATCCCCGTCATCGGACACTCCATGGGCGGCCTTCTAGCCCTCATGCTCGCCCAGTCCCATCCCGAGGA
The Edaphobacter lichenicola genome window above contains:
- a CDS encoding purine-nucleoside phosphorylase; amino-acid sequence: MTETNKTIDLYGKAQAAAHYIRSKTPLQPALGIILGSGLGSFATHVKSATRIPYADIPHFPQSTVQGHSGHLVLGQIAGVPVAVMQGRVHAYEGYSMEQVTFPTRVLGLLGCKTLIVTNAAGGIRTTLAQGSIVAISDHINLTGTNAALGPNEPRFTVLGTPAQRFFDMSTAYSLRLRTLAIEEAARQEFLLTEGVYLAVLGPSFETPAEIRAFRTLGADLVGMSTVHEVIVARHMGIEVLGLSLVTNMAAGVPAYGRETADTIDHEEVMETGKRVERQFTCLLTALIPQIAAQPATLQPATTNQL
- a CDS encoding lysophospholipid acyltransferase family protein → MRGAEVNVAIAVWRFLRSGLRSFLFVGLLVAAVVDCWMRRPRVGAEGAVWIHGWCRRIVRVLGFECMVEGAVPSGGAVVSNHLSYLDILLYSSVQPFVMVAKKEVRGWPLLGWLTAQAGTVYVERGGGPKTYPAVNAAMAEAYRSGLPVLFFPEGTTTDGAEVLPFRRGLFHSVLNGGVALRVAALRYSLDPHVVNAGATVGEDVCWWGDMEFGSHMFKFLGLRGLRAKIRFGEEIVERGDRFVLSETAQGVVAEMYEGLGLEAGANVGWEHDSELVGAL
- a CDS encoding GNAT family N-acetyltransferase translates to MLTVTESRSIALLPNRAVSPELPSKKDIRLEAGDYVVRLALSEGERAAAYRLRFLVFNLEMNEGLESAYADGYDKDHFDDVCDHMIVQERSTGAIVGTYRMQMGDVAGKYFGYYGEQEFCFKPYEAMRGQIVELGRACIHREHRSSEVLHLLWRGIARYALVNGGRYMMGCCSLTSQDAEMGHAVYESLRGCMVEPALLTVATAPFRLPAAKVEMTEVRAPKLLRAYLTIGAKICSEPAIDRDFKTIDFLTLLDLQTLHPRVAKRFLEGC
- a CDS encoding lysophospholipid acyltransferase family protein, with product MNFFRAAWRSVRLAGMFVRFGAELALTRPSTREARADWLHRFCATAMREMGIEISVAGSFPERGAVISNHLSYLDIVVFAAVHPCVFVSKAEIRSWPVVGWMTTMSGTVYVERGHGGSAMKARAEMQAALDAGLPVVFFPEGTTSNGNGLLKFHSGLLAQAMDGGAPVTAACLRYELREDNGAGVSVADDVCYWGDRNMLGHVFTFLGLRGVRAEVRFAEEPMEFSSDVLHRKRAAVEARAAVAALRTNTFREGEQVAGEMHHF
- a CDS encoding DUF2062 domain-containing protein; its protein translation is MHPNESNLSVDSQVPASVHHNWLYRRVALPVLALLRMGASPEKLAWSLAVGLLIGINPILGSTTVLCLAVAFLLRLNIAASQLGNHIVYPLQLVLVIPFIRLASRVFNTAPMPLSANELLHAARERPLALSRQLWLWEWHAFILWAIFAAIAIPVIALALTPFLRRLLKRVEHHQYPLLASTQPDNSPH
- a CDS encoding phospholipase C/P1 nuclease family protein — its product is MGLVRVAAAVALLPVMTVQQSLAWGRDGHMMINRLAGAALPSDVPEFLRSKQGLDALEYYGPEPDRWKSPLEPELNAAGFPEHYIDLEWADLIGELPRRRYDYVRALEFAQKSHLDLALTPEKVGLQPYVTVEVWERLKSAMRDYRKLKEDHKETKPSECEIVFLAGWLGHYVADGSQPLHTTIQYNGWTGPNPKGYTTEHRIHALFESTFVSANVKPGEVAPLIAEKPVVLGDVFTDYMAYLRHTNSLVEKTYQLEKAGAFAGAGTPEGKAFAEERLAAGATELRDMIYSAWVKSAEPLPPSKWAD
- the pncB gene encoding nicotinate phosphoribosyltransferase, encoding MNVNFAERAHNHNWKLDPIVRSLLDTDFYKLLMLQFIWKNFPKIHVTSEVTNRTVSVRLSEHVPMAMLVDQMEHVRGLRFRRSEIIWLAGNTFYGTRSIFEPAFLEWLERDFRLSDYTVTEHDGQIVVRFEGLWTEVTMWEVYGLALVSEMKTRAALSTLSELELDVLYARAKTKLWEKIELLRRVPEVRISEFGTRRRHSFLWQEYVIQVMRAALGASLSGTSNTFLAYKHDLEAMGTNAHELPMAMAALANGDDALHQSQYHVLELWQKSYGGELLIMLPDTFGTTQFLEGAPDWVADWTGQRCDSKDPSVAGDEYIAWLLRHGRDSRKKRLIASDGLDVVEILRLHHYFHGRIRFSAGWGTLLTNDFRGCDPRGETRLDPISLVCKLMTVEGRPAVKLSDNARKATGPAEEIARYRRVFGSVAVEGALVTV
- a CDS encoding SpoIIE family protein phosphatase, whose product is MKSEPQATSSPRIFAEPAERECPECPYLRIFKSTVYVRNHDKSLKFYVDQLGFSIVADAHFDFDGRWVAIAPPDGSAVLALMAPKPGSENYKLIGRNTQIGFISEDINTTYELWRNRGVRFHHPPQQTIFGATVAGFYDIDGNSFELLGSNEISREIERQRLHATEKIEADRRTAQEFEIARRVQARLFPQTLPPLETLDYAGICIQARHVGGDYYDFLSLGHGRLGLVIGDIAGKGIAGALLMANLQANLRSQFSLARDEPHSFLQSVNRLFFQNTIDSAYATVFFADYEDSTRLLRYANCGHLCAIVLRHNGDVERLHSTATVLGLFEEWHSPIVECPLAPGDLFTLYTDGVTESFNESEEEFGEDRLIAALERHSKLPPQALLSAIVDEIKLFSPQEQHDDITLIVAKCTPAKLKQQPTRPKGRPRQSIPPRKGIPVTK
- a CDS encoding helix-turn-helix transcriptional regulator, which produces MKNRLRVLRAERNWSQADLAERLEVSRQSVNAIETGKFDPSLPLAFKLARLFNSPIETIFTDEE